The Deltaproteobacteria bacterium genome includes the window GCGAGGCTCTAGCAGCAAACTTAGCGATAAACTCTTCTTCTTTAGCGAGCATCTCCTGCTGCCTTTTGTGGGCAGCAAGCAGCTGATCGCGGCGAATATCTCGCTCGCGCAGGTAGAAGTCATAGTTACCGCTGTAGACGGTGATCGCCTTGTTGGCAATCTCGACAATCCGCGTCACCAACCTGTTCATGAACTCGCGATCATGGCTGGTCATGAGCAGCGCACCCTTGTAAGCCATCAGCCATTGTTCCAGCCAAAGGATAGACTCGATATCAAGATGGTTAGTGGGTTCGTCCATCAGGAGGACGTCTGGATTCAACGTCAAGATCCGCGCCAGGGCGATGCGCATCTTCCAGCCGCCGCTGAAATCCTCGACCGGCCGCTCATGATCCTCTGGGTGAATCCCAAGTCCCGTGAGCACCGCCTTGGCGCGAGCCTCAAGATCATAACCGCCACGCTGCTGAAACTCGATCTGTGCGTCCCCGTAACGCTCCATCAGCTGCATCATATCGTCGTCACTCAGAGGATCGGTCTCGCTGTCGGCAAGACGCTTTTCAGCCTCAGCAATGATCGTAGCAAGCTCGTACACACGTCCTGCACCCGCTTTTACTTCCTCAAGGGCTGACCTGCCGCGCATGTCGCCCACGTCTTGAGAAAAGTATCCGACTACAACCCCAGGATCGGTCGAGATGGTGCCGCCGTCGGCCTGGTCCTCGCCTGTAATCAACCGGAAGATCGTCGTCTTGCCGGCGCCATTTGGCCCGACCAGTCCCATCTTTTCGCCAGCCCGGATCTGGAAGCTACCGTTTTCGTATAGGGTGCGTACACCCTGCCTCTTCGTCAGATTGGACAGATGAATCATGAGCTCGCGGATCCTCAAGCAGGGCCGTACCGTTACCGGCACGTTCCAGGATCCTAGCTGCATTGCTTAGCCAGAGATGCCAGACGGGGCGCTCAACTCACTCGCCAACCACCTGATACTTCAGGCTGTTGATGTCAGTTAGGCCGTCCCACTGTTTGCCATTGACCATGACGGCCAAATCCTCGCGCGCCGGTCTGTTAGTGATAGCACCCCGACCGCCACCGGTCACGGGGTTTATTTTGGCCGGCTCGGGGCTACTACATGAAACTATGGCTATCGATAGGCTTAAGCACAGAGACACTACGGACCACACGACAGCTCGGGAGGTTTTTGAGGATCTTTTAGTTAGCATTTTTGGCCTTTCCCACGAGCATGAATCGGCGCGATGCTAAAAGGGTTCCGTCTTCGTCGTAACCGAGAGCGGTCCACGGTTGGGTTAGATATTGTATTTGGTCGGGTCGGACGTAGTGGGTCCCGAAGAAACTGCGGCGTTTGATCACCTTGCGCCGCAGCACGGCCGTTGCCTCGTCGGCCGCAACGAGCGCTCTCTTAGCTGCGCAAACATCAGCAGCGGCAAAACACAGTACGATACGGTCAATCTCGTCATCGGCAGCAA containing:
- a CDS encoding ABC-F family ATP-binding cassette domain-containing protein, encoding MIHLSNLTKRQGVRTLYENGSFQIRAGEKMGLVGPNGAGKTTIFRLITGEDQADGGTISTDPGVVVGYFSQDVGDMRGRSALEEVKAGAGRVYELATIIAEAEKRLADSETDPLSDDDMMQLMERYGDAQIEFQQRGGYDLEARAKAVLTGLGIHPEDHERPVEDFSGGWKMRIALARILTLNPDVLLMDEPTNHLDIESILWLEQWLMAYKGALLMTSHDREFMNRLVTRIVEIANKAITVYSGNYDFYLRERDIRRDQLLAAHKRQQEMLAKEEEFIAKFAARASHAAQVQSRVKKLDKIDRIEIPPETKTIHFQFAAPPRSGNDVVRLSELAKVWRRDDGRERCVFSGVSGTVRRLDKIALTGVNGAGKSTLLKTIVGHTDPTSGQVNVGASVNIGYFSQHALDVLDPKQTVFDCVSQRLPEASVGAIRNLLGAFLFSGEETEKRIGVLSGGEKSRVALALILASPVNFLVLDEPTNHLDIESREVLLRAVQEFDGTVMLVSHDRHFLRQIVNRVFEIRDGELRTYEGNYDYYLEKTAQPS